Below is a window of Nicotiana tabacum cultivar K326 chromosome 19, ASM71507v2, whole genome shotgun sequence DNA.
GTTTGGAtctgacctcatcttttgtggccactttacttttggtccgagcttctccaaTGCATAGACTATTTTTAAAggtaacacacaaaaattgtgagcggatAGTAAATGGGGCATACCTCGCTCGTTCCGGTGAGTCCCTGATTTTGGCCTAGATGGGCCCTCTTCGTGGCGCGGATTGGTCATGATGGCATTTATGACATATGGCTGATGCCTTTCTCGGTTGGATCGTGGGGCTGCGAGATATCTCCTGGTGTCATTTCTTCGATCCTTCCTGATTTCGGCTTGTACCGAGGCCAAACGATGGGTCAGCCCATTCGGGTCGTCTTCGTCGGCGCGGATCTCGGCACAATAGGCGTTGTGTATTTCATACCAAGTGGTTGGAGGATATTTCATAAGTCGGCTTAGTAGTTTTCTTGTTGCCCTTGAGCCATTCCTATTCAGCCCGTTCTGGAAAGCTGCTACTGCCATTCCTTCTGATACATTTGGTAAGGCCACCCTTACTGTGTTGAATCGAGTAAGGAAGTCCCTCAATCCCTCTCCGGATGATTGTTTGATGGCAAATATATCGTTCACTCTTGCCTCCGCCTTTTTAGCTCCAGCATGGGCCGTTACGAACTCGTCGGCCATCTCCTCGAATGTTTCAATGGAGCTCGCGGGCAGCTGTGAATACCAAGTTAGTGCGCCCCCGGTGAGGGTTTCATCAAACGTTTTCAACAGGATAGAGGACACTTGTTCTTTGGtgaggtcgttgccttttactgcgGTGACATAGCGAGTCACATGATCTTCAGGGTCGGTCGTACCGTCATAAATTTTCAGATAAGGTGGCATCTTGAACGCCTtgggtatggcatgtggggcggCTTTATCACTATAGGGTTGCTCGATGAACCGACCAGCGTCTCTTTTTGGCAGCAGTTTTGGGGCACTCGGTATTTTGTCGACTCTTTCTTGGTGCTCTCTTATTTGATCCCGGagcattttattttcattttccatttcttccatttttctcaGAATGGCTGTGAGGGTGTCGTTACCTGCATTATTAGTATTGTGAGTGATACCCGTTACTAAAGGGAGAGGACCGTACTGCTTGGCCATTGCTGGTGCAATGCAAGTCTTTGTATTTTCTCTAACTACTTCCTGAGTGGGCTTGTTGAGGATACCTGTCAGTGTATTTGTCAGCCAAGCCTCGACTAGCTTCTTCACCGCTGGTGGCGTCTCTTCTGTTGTGGACGTGGAAGCTCCTTTACCATGGGATCCTGTGATACTACCATGAGGGAAGGGCGATTCACTTCGTCGGGGAGAGGTGTTTGGCGTTATGTCTTCGCCTTCTGTTTCGGAGACCTCATTGATGGTGTTTAGGAGGTTGGTAGTGAGATCGGCCACTGCCTTCGTCCTTTCTTCTCCTTTACCTGCCATGTCAGATCTGGGTGTACAAGGAAGTATACACCTCTATCTTATTTTTTGTGAACAATGCTACttatagatctagaagaaactaaagatTTAACTAGACAATCCTCATagacgacgccaaattgtttgaccaaaaaatgatTATTTTTGGCTAAACTAATTGAATGTATTTAATTTGGGGTTAAGCATAGCTAATATTAATAACTTCAGATATGAATTCAATATGCGAATACCGATAATGGTAGAAGAAGATCTAGCATTCAAGTACTTTGAACGGCGCTAAGGTAAATAAAGGGAATGATTCACCCAAAATCGAATAGGATAAAACGACTCTTCTCCTGGCCACGATGATTGATAGATAGATACAAGAATTTTTGAAGTCTTTCTTGGATTTGCTATAAAAGATGTAGACAGTATTTTTGTAGCCCCCTTCATCTGATCTCCCTTTCTCTTTATAGGGGCAAACCCTCAATTAACCTTaaaagtacaagtataaagtaTAAATAACGGAATATTCTCTTAAAGGTTCTATTACTGAACTGGCCGTTAACTGCTCCCTAATACTTGACCTCGGCCATAACTGGTTGCTCGGCCATGAATCCACATTAATGATTAGTCGACCTCGGCCAAATTACCTATGACCACATCGCTTCATGTTAAATGCCCTTGGAcaaattttgacccatacatTTACTTGAGTTAGGAATCCGAAGTTAAATTCACCTCCTTATTTAAgggtaaagaaatcacaatcaATCTATCTTATTTGTGAGAGTTAACCCGTGAAGGCCTACTTGGATATTAATAAGTTAATTTatagtatatatttttaaaaaaaaattggagtGACTTTTTTTATGTAATCATTTGGTATTCAATATTTATTGCCCGATTAATTCAGATTTACATAGCATAAAgtttatttaaaaagaaaaatacttttttaacaaaaatttcaattctcAAACTCGAACACTAAATATTACTAGAATTTTCTACTTCAGAGGACGGGCAGAGTGACTTCTCTTTTTGCTGGAAAAGATAAGAATAAGGGGcagtaaatataaaaattatattttaataaattaaagtgaaccaaaaaacaaaaaacaaagaagGTGCTTGTACGACGTCGTTTCAATGCGATTAGCTTGTTACCCAAGAAGTGTGTATATTCTGCTGTGAGCATCACAATCAATTCCAGAAAAGCTAGAAAGGTTCGAAGAAAGAGCTTTCAGTAGCAATACTCAGAGATCGtaagaaagaaactgaaatcaCACAGAGAGCAAATCGTTCGGTAACTTTTAGTATCAGATATGGCTAGATACGATAGAGCGATCACCGTGTTCTCGCCGGACGGCCACCTATTCCAAGTGGAATACGCCCTCGAAGCCGTACGCAAAGGTAACGCCGCCGTTGGTGTACGTGGCACTGACACTGTTGTCCTTGGCGTCGAGAAGAAGTCCACTCCCAAGCTTCAGGACTCTAGGTACGTCTTTGTTGCAATTTATCTGCTTTTAAGATCTAAAAATGCAATCTTTAGGTTTACTTATGAAAATAATGCTCTTTAGGTTCACTCTGTGATTCCGCGAGATTTAGCGTTTCTTTTTCTGGATTTTGACCTCTTACTTTTCTGAtcttttttttatcatttgttTTTTTTGGTGTGCACATATACTCATTAAGAGAGTGTCTATATGTTGTTGAATTTTTTATTTCTGGGTATTATCTGTAAAGAGTCTATTAAAGATTTTAGTTTCAATATTTGGAGGTTGCAAGTGGTTTAGCTGATTCTTTTAATTATCTGGACCTAATAGTATGTAATGTAATGTACATAGTGCTGTTTGGAACTGATAGAGTTTATTAAGGGCTTTTTGTTTAAAGAATACCTGTATTATTATTGATATCTTTAGTGTGCCAAGAGCTTCCTATTTTGGCTTTTGGTTTTCCCCTCGTGGGTGAGCCCGGGGTAGGGAGAGCGACAAGACTACCCATACAATGGATAGAGAATTAAGGCCCATATAGCAGTTTAGAAAAGCTTTTGAGGAAAGATATTATTTTGATCAACTTTCtcaacaaaaagaaaagattgTATTTTGGTCAATTAAGGGTGTCTCTTACCTGGTGGTTGAAAGATAGGAGTTTAGTTGTTGCAAGTATAACTTGGTTATTTGTTTACTCTGTTTATTAGATGATGTGTGCTGGCAAATACATACTAATACCCAAGTTAACTTTATCACCCTGGTCTAGTGTTTACATTGATTGAGATATTGCTCTGGCATTTTGATTTGAATTTTCCTCCTGCTTTGACATTCTTAAGCTAgttaatctttttcttttttgcaggtCAGTGAGAAAGATAGTAAATCTAGATGATCACATTGCATTAGCCTGTGCTGGACTGAAAGCAGATGCACGAGTCCTTGTGAATAGGGCACGCATTGAGTGTCAGAGTCATAGGCTTACAGTTGAGGATCCTGTTACTGTTGAGTACATAACTCGTTACATTGCTGGTCTTCAGCAAAAGTACACCCAAAGTGGTGGTGTTAGGCCATTTGGTCTATCCACCTTGATCATTGGTTTTGACCCATACACCGGTGTCCCCGCGCTTTATCAAACAGATCCATCTGGTACATTCTCAGCTTGGAAAGCCAATGCAACTGGTAGAAATTCCAACTCTCTTCGGGAATTTTTGGAGAAGAACTACAAAGAAACATCTGGCCAGGAAACTGTGAAACTAGCAATACGTGCTTTGCTTGAAGTAAGTAATCTCTGTCttgcttattttgaattgtggtaatcttcacaaaaaaaaaaaaaaatttaaatgcaATTTTCCTTTCACAAAACATCAAAACCCATAATGTGAGTTTCTCTTAACTTGCGTTTCTTTTCATCAGCTCTTAATTTTAAATCTTCAGAACATAAGGGATCATCTTAAACTCCTCCCGTCATAGttcaatcaatcaactatgccTCAATTTCTAAGTCCTGCGAAATTAGTGCTCTAAATGTTGATCTATTAAGATGTAACGAGATTGACTTAAGATTTTAGCCTTCTTTGCCTAGACCAGATATGAAGTCACGTTGACTTCACTA
It encodes the following:
- the LOC107803419 gene encoding proteasome subunit alpha type-7; the encoded protein is MARYDRAITVFSPDGHLFQVEYALEAVRKGNAAVGVRGTDTVVLGVEKKSTPKLQDSRSVRKIVNLDDHIALACAGLKADARVLVNRARIECQSHRLTVEDPVTVEYITRYIAGLQQKYTQSGGVRPFGLSTLIIGFDPYTGVPALYQTDPSGTFSAWKANATGRNSNSLREFLEKNYKETSGQETVKLAIRALLEAVESGGKNIEVAVMTKEHGLKQLEEAEIDAIVAEIEAEKAAAEAAKKAPKET